The Anopheles gambiae chromosome 2, idAnoGambNW_F1_1, whole genome shotgun sequence genomic sequence CGGAAAAGGGCCTAAGCGCTAAAGCTTCGTACGAAAAACGCTCGTACGCACCAAAACAGAACCAAAAATTGCTCAACCAAAAACCTAAAACACCGGCTCCGATAAGCGTGTTAAGTAGacgaatgaatgaatgcaGTGGTTCTGCCGAGCAGGTCCCAAGCATTATTGCGGAATCTTTGCAGCACTCATGTTCTTAAGGCACGCACTTTTACTATCGTTTAATGGGAGAAGCGTGTTTAGGAAATAGGAACACTTCCCAAACTAATGCTAAATGTATGAGGGTCACTAAAGCCGAAGTCGAGCAGTTAAGTGAGGGCTCAGGGTTCAGGGAACGACTAGCATCACTTAGCTTAGCACGTTTATTGGgcatatgtttgtgtgtttccctTGGCATTAATAGCGAAATGGAATTAGTTCTAATCAAATGTAAATATTGCCCTACGTACTGAAGCAAGAACAATGCGACCTTTGAGCGATTATTGATCGCAAAAGCCGTGATAGAGGAGAATAGAAACATCAAAGTTGAAATtacttttgattgtttttaaggAACGATTAAATTGGCTCCTTTAAATTTCAGTAACACAACTCTATCATAGCTCTATCATAGCTCTACGAATGCTACCGCTAACGCGAACCATTCGTGCCGCTGGACGCCACGTGTCCCATCCAAAGTTCGTAAAGGCTCCTAATTGACTCAATTGGCCGTGCTTTATGTGGTGCAGTTGTGTGCTGATGAAATCATATTGTCAAATGATAAACGATCGTGTACGGCGTACCCCGATTTctgtagaaaaaaagagagaacgaggAAGAGGCAACAGAGAGCAATGCATCATCAAAATGGCACAGTCAACGCTGTAAGATTTGCCGGCTCGGTTTCTCCCATCAATGCGCCAACTTCAATGATCGTGGACGGTAATGATTAGTATATCAAACATCCGGCCCAGCCTGTCCTTCTGAGCCGACGACATTGAAAAGTGCAACGGCCGGGACTGCCTGCTCTAATGATGCATCCTAATGAATACGGCCATGCGTGACAGACAGGGAAGTTTGCGGTATACAATTAGCGCCTCACTTTTGGCTCAATTCAAACCAGCTAGAGAGGATAGGAAATGGTAGTTGTATGTGAGAGTGATGATAAAAATGTTCCTATTGCTCTGTGCTGGTAATCTTAATTAGGTTCAAGAGTATAGCACACAACGGCcgcgtcagcagcagcatcatcatcatcaactctcaaacacacaccacacacccgTCTGGCGGGTCGGCATGTAGGTCATCTGTGTGTTCCGTTTATTGGCCCGGCAGGCAGCAGGCAGTGTTGTTTATCTTAACGCTGGTCCCATTGGCCAGTGGAATGATTATAACCCACAGGAACAAGCACGAACGTACCCCCGGCCCAAGTGTTATAAAGTGATGCAATTTTGTAGTTTAAACACCACCCACCACCCTAGGAGGAGCAGTCTGAGTCAGtcagtcggtcggtcggtcatCATACGCGAGAGTCACCTTCGGGTGGGCCGTGTGGGTGCGTGATGGAAATGGAATTGGCCAATCAAATGGGGGGGAGAGCACAATCATTATATGTAGCTCCAAATATTTTTAAAGGTAGAAATAGATCGTTTCCGATCCAACACTCCCAATCGTATGCGTTGCCTGCTCCTCGCTATAACACAATCATTTACGGCCGGTTGAAGAGACGAATGATTCTGTGGTAGCATTATAGAAGCATATGTATGTTTGTGCTACACCCACTCAGGCTGTCTGCGGCTGCACTCAATGGATCAAGACGAACGATCGCTAGCATCAATCAGACCATAAAAATGtggatctgttttttttttgttttaatgttgttCCACACCGTGGGCAGGAAACAATTGATTTGATACAGGGAGACACCCCGTCTTGACCTGAGAGGGCGTATAAATCTTTTCCAATCGGTGTTACTAACCTCCCCTATACGTACGTGACGACGTGATCGTGTCAAATAGATTGGTTTGGCAGCTCTCCGGTGGGTGTGTTTGTAGGAAGCTGAAAAAGAAGAGATTTATTTAGTAGCACAATCGTTTTTTAATCTTCAGAATAAGCCTAATTTTTCACAGATTTTGGAAAACATTGATTATGACACTACCATTATGCCACCGTCGGTATTAACGttctaaatttatttttcctttttttgtgtttctttctaCTGCAGCAGTCCCGGCGTACACCAGGATGCCACCATGGACAACTCATGTAAGTAGTGTTGATTTCAAAACCTTTGTCAAACCCACTTGATGACAGCTCGTTACGTTCGAATCAAAAAAGTTTGGAATGCACTGTGAACACCGTTTAAGTAGGCAGTGCATTTTTGCTAGCAGTACCACACTGCTGTTTACTATGGAAAAAGTTGCTACACCGAACTCACGGATACTACCAGCATGGCAGGGGCCAAACGAAAATTGGACTGGATCTCTAGTGAATGCACGCCTTTGCGACAACGAGAAGATAAATCGAACCTCGCTTCAGACAATGTTAACCGACATCAACTGATTggtgtgtttctgtttgcaGTTTACAATGGTTTTGGATGCGACGGCATCTTCGTCCAGTGAAGCAATATTCACCCCCTTTCGTTCAATGTGTACTTGATTGGGTAGCACTGTAATGcgtaacgtttttttttctctctcgctcttcaTTCAACAGATGCGATGGGATTCCGTTCGCCCTCGATAAACGCCCTGACCGGTCACGGTTCGCCGGTTCAGGTGCGCTCGCTGCGCGACAACGAGGAGGAAATTTCCACCCTGCGCAAGGAAAACTTCAATCTGAAGCTACGCATTTACTTCCTCGAGCAGAAGGCGGGCATCTGCACCGACAATGACACGCCCGGCGGACTGGGTGTAACCTCATCGTCCGCGTCCAACACGTCGTGCGATGGGAACTATCTGAAACAGAACATCGATCTTAAGGTATGTTCGCGGGATGCCATTTTCCATGCATGAGTGATTGTTGTAACGCACCATTAACcttttcgggtttttttttttatttttcgcagGTCGAGGTAGAATCGTTACGGCAGGATCTGCAAAGCAAGCATGATCTGCTGTGCCAGGCCGTCAAGGCGATGGAAGTGCTGGAGGAAAGCCACAAGAAGGCGGAGGAACGGCACCGCGAGCTGGTGAACGATCTGAACCATCGCATCGAGAACCATCAGGCCGAGATTCGGTCGCTGGAGCTGATGGCGGgcgagctgcagaagcagcaccgTGAGCTGCAGCTGTCCACCAGCTTGCGGGGCGATCCggagctacagcagcagcaggagcagcacgCGGCcgaagagggaaaggagggcatgaCGACGCGGGACAATGTCGGCGAAAGCTTGCTCGACTTTCTGGACGcggtgcagcagcacagcgagCTGAGCGTGCAGGAGAAGCTGAAGGTGCTGGAGATGGAGAACGCCGTCCGGCAGTGCCAGGAGCGTAACGAGCAGCTCACCCGCCAGGTGGAACAGCTGCAGGCCATCATCGAGGAGAAGGCGAGCAAGATCAGCCAGCTGGAGATGGAGCTGGGCGAGCTGCGGTTCGAGAATGCGGAGCTGCGGGAGGAAAGCGAAAAGCCACAAAGCAACATTGAGGTAAGTCGTGGGGGTCGTCTGAGCTAATGGATTAATTGTTTATTCGTTTCTATACTTCGTTTTTCAATGGTTTGTTGCTTCATGAGTTTGAGTAGTTGGAATTGAAAGAACAATTTAAATAGAGCCTTTCTTACCAACACTTTTCCTAAGGAATCTGCCCGCATCGAACGTTCGTCAAGCTTCTTAGAGAGGCGAAAGGATCGCTCGATCAAGTTCTTGTTCGAACAAGAAGTGGCACAAACTTCAACCTCAATGCATTTAGTGCAGCTCGAACAGCACGATAGTAGCTGTGTTCGGTGTTTTACTGTCGAATCAGTTAGCTCAACAAACGGTCCAGCAGAAGGCCCCGGCGAAAGCGAGCTCAATCTGCCGGACGTTTGCCTTCCGTGTGACGAGCTGCAGAGCTACTGTCCTCCTCCCCGTCCTCCATCGGACGCAGGTAGGAGGACGAAGTTCACGAAATCTGGCACCGCTGCCGCCCCACTGCTCTGCCGTCGCGTCATTAACGAATGGGCAAATCAATACTTTATCATCGAACCACGGCTCGGGCAGGAAGGGGAAGCATCTTCCTGTTGGATGGAAACTGCTCACTCTACTCTGCCACACCAGTGGCCCCACATTGTACAGTGGTGTCTGCAGAAGCTGAACCTTTCCAGCAGTTTAGTTCGGTCGGAGCTGTGAAGCGATGCAATCAATTTCTATGCCTAAATTTAAAGTCTAAATTGGCAATTGGAATGCGATTTTCTGAATAGGATTTTGAAATATAAGACAATGTTTACCGAATTTGCACCATTTTCtaccatttttatcatttttttttgtctgttttttgtgtttcttccaCAGATTGATCGACTTAAGAAGCAAAACTTTGATATTCGGGCCGAGCTGGCGGAGAAGCTGTGCGTGCTCGACGACACCGAGACGAAGCTAAAGGAGAAAACGCTCGAGTGCACCAAGACCTGCAAAATGGTGGAAAAGTTGATCAAAACCATCACCGAGCAGGACAAGGAGCTGGAGAAGCTGAAGCGAAACTCGGTAAGAcacaagcgagcgagcgcgtgTGACGTTAATCCATTTATTTATTCCGTCATGTTCTATTTATGTTGATCTTTCcgttcatttccttccttttttgtgtttttgttttttttttttactacaaaATGACGggataaaaacatgaaaaaagccGATAGAAGCGAACGCCGGTGGTCGCGAGCCGCCGATCCGAAAGGTATTTTCTCTTTAAACGCTTTTGGACCGTTTTTTTCTAGCTCTGCAGCAGCACGCACCCATTAATTTTTATTGCGCTCGCACCAACAAAGAAGAAAGCGGGAAGGGACAGAACGTTCTTTAATATGTAGCTCTCTTTTGTACATTAATTGCATTGCATTTTTAAACAGTCGGCAAGCGTTCGCGGTGGAAAGCCTAGTCCAAATCCGGCTAGTCGCCGTTAAATCATCCCTCTCGTGGCATTCAagaggatgatgatggggcGTTTTAACACCGGTGTCCCGACGAGATTTACATATACATGCTCCTTCTTTTATTAACGATTTTAGCCAAACGTGCTGAAGTTGTTTGACAAAATGCGTTTAATATATTAATTGACTGTGAGTAATATTTATTAGAAGCAAACTTTGTGTGTCGGTGATGGAGCTGAATCCGGGCCTGGGCGCTTCCGGTGTAAATATTGGATCATGTGATAGTGATTTAacaacccacaaacacacacacacgtacacgatCACGCGTATGAAGCTTTGCACCATCCATATAAACAGCAGTGTGCTGTGcacgtgttttgtttaataaaaacaattttgtgtttcatttttcaccaACACTGCTTTCCCCATTCTAATTGACTTTTTTTCGTGACGATCCTTTTGCAGAACATTTCACTTCACTCCGAGCACGGCATGAACGGTGGTGCAACGGGCGCCCTGGCTGGTGTGGCCGCGCTGGCTGTGCCCGAAATCGTGGACCAGGACCGCAAACCGGTCAGCCAGGCCGAGTACGACGCGCTGGTGCAGCGGGcgaagctgctgcagcagaagAACGACACGCTGATCCACAAGCTGTGCGGCAACGGTGGGGCGGGCGACCATCGGAACGAtcgcaacatcatcatcaagcaGCTGAACGACGAGCTGATCAAGGCGCGCGAAGAGGCGGAAAAGGCCCAGAAGTGGCGCAAAGAGTACGCGGACCTGTGCGCGATCTCGACGCACCGGCTCGAGGAGCTGGCCGGCTTTCTCGATTCGCTGCTGCGGAACAAGGAGCTGATCGGGTCGCTGTCGACGGACAGCCGGAAGGCAATCCGCAACGCGGTCGATCGCAGCCTGGATTTGTCGCGCAGCCTCAACATGTCGATCTCGGTGACGGGGCTTTCGCTGATcggcaccaacaacaacagtctGGCGCAGCTGAGCTGCCTGTCGGGCTATCTGGATCAGTCGGCCGTCCTGGAGCATGGCGAGCACAGCAGTGCCGGCGACGATGTGGACGACGAGCACGATAAGGAAAACCGCGCGTCGAACGTGAAAGGACAGACCATTCAGACCGGCGGTCATGGTGCGCTGTTTGGGGGGCTGAACCAAACGAAGCAGATGATCGAAACGTTGCGCGCAGAGAACAAAGCATTGCGGGGCGAGCtgatggagcagcagcagctgcagcagcagcagcatcaacagcgaaCTCGGCGCCGCGAAAGCAAGGAGCGCAAGTCCGTCCCCATCGAGCCGATTTCCGACTCGGAAGCGTGGTCCGAACCGGATCGGGGCGTTTCGCTCGCACGCATCGGGCTCGAGGACAGCTCTTCGGCTTTGCTGCGGCAAAAGAACGGTCCAGCCGGCGGTCCGACGGCGTCACTAAGCTCGCCAACGTCGGGCGCTGCTGCGCTGGAACTGAGCTCCACCTCAGACAACGAACCCGGATTGTTGGCTGCTGCCGGTCTTTCCTCGCAGCGGAAAAGCGCAACCGTGGCTGAAATGAAACAGCTGCAGGAGACGGTCGCATCGCTCAGCAAAGAGCTGCAGGACAAGAACGGAACGCTGCTGACCGTACAGAGCCAGCTGGTCGATCTGGACAGTGAGCTGCAGCGGGAGCGAATCCGGGCCGCCAAAGCGCAAACGGAAGCGACCGAAACGCGCCAACTGTCCGAACGGTGGGAACGGGACGCCGCGGTGCACAGGGAACAGGCTGAACAGGCCGCCCAACGGCTGGCGGCGCTCGAGGGCGACATTCGGCAGCGCGATGCGCTGATCGAGAAGCTGCGCAAGGAGCGCGAACAGGCGGCGGTCGATCTGCGCGTGGCCATGATGAAGCTGGAAACGATGCAGTCCGAGTACggcgagctgcagcagcggcaccGGCGCGAACTGGACGCCATGCTGGcgaaggagcagcagcagctggaggaGCTGCGCCAGAGCCTCACCGAATCATTCCGCAACGAGCTGCAGCTGAAGCAGCAATCGTTCGACACGGCCCTGGCCCAGAACTACATCTCCAAAAACATCCACCAGGAGAAGGTGCGCGAGCTGAACGAGCTGCACTACCGGCTGGAGGATGCGCACAACGACCTGTCCGCGATGGCCGAGGCGGAGGAGCAGCTGCGCCGCCAGCTGGCCGACTGCGAGCGCAGCGCGGCGGCGATGAAGAAGAGCCTCGACGAGGCGACGCTGCAAGCGTCCAAGGCAGCGATCGAGCGGACGAAGGCGCTGAACGAGAAGCGCCAGCTCGAGACCGAGCTCGGCTTCGCGCACGACGAGCTGGAGCAGCTGAAGGTGGAGAAGAACGCACTGAACGAGCAGCTGCAGACCATCATTcggacgcagcagcagcagcagcatccacgCAGTCCACGTGGTTCCGGCGGCGGCAACCAATCAGCGTCCGGAACGGACGAAGAAATTACGCCCGGTGTACGGCGACAGCTCGAGAACTCATCGCCCGATCTCGGCATCGAGAGTGATCCCGGCCGGCTCTCGAACGTGGAGCTCAAGTTTGCGACCTCGCCGCAGCAGCGTCCCCTTCTCAAAACGCTGGAACTGACGAAATCCATGTCCAACTTGCTATTGAATCCGAACCAGGAAGGTAAGTGTTGTTTGTCGCCTATCTTCGACCCATTTCCGTTCCTCCGTCGTACCTCGCAGAAAACTAATTATTTTCGTCATTATTTTCGCTTCAGTCAAACCGGAGAGCAGTGGAGAATCGTCCAAGGGGGCGGCTGGCGGCGAACAGCAGGAAGGTGGTGGGGTCGATAAGACGACGGTGATCCATCACGACTGTGCCAAGATCGAGGTCGACTACAGGGATCTGATGCATCGGTACAACAAAACGCGCCACTATCTGGCCGTTGCGTACGACAAAATCAAATCCTCCAACAAGGTGAAGAAGCAGCTGGAGATTGAGGTGAAGCAGCAGATCCACAAGACGAACGTCGTGCTGAAGACGGTGCAGCGCAATCTGGATTCGGGCAACGATGGCGCTGGTGAGCATTGAGCTTTGAGTAGagaggcaggcaggcaggcaggcagggcCACAACAAACACCAAtgcaacggttttttttttttttgtaacaaacAGTGGGagtgttttcatttaattttgtatatatatgtgagtgtgtataatGTCAGAAAGAGAGCAATGAGTGCGCGAGgtgaaagcaaaaaaccaCAATGGTGTATACACTGACAACACATCAGAGTAGGCGGACTGAACACAGCCGGGAGAGGGAAAAAGCTCATTCCAGATTCCATTTCCGTTGCGATTCAGTCTAATCGGGTGTGTGTTAGACCGttgtatacatttttaaacCGCTGTGTAAAAGGGAACCCCCTCCAAGGACTGTTTAAAGGAAAGTGTTTGAATTTGCAGACAATTgtgtacatatatatatatgaggACAGAGGTGTGCGAGGTAAAAGGCTGTAGCGAGGGCGTGTGTGAAAGATCAGTTGAAaaataggaaagaaaaaaggatttaTTGCGGTTTAGGAGGAGCTTCGATTGTCAGAGAAttgcgtcagcagcagcagcagcaagagcgACGAGCGTGTTTGTAACGTACTGTAAAACGTGTTTGGGAGAATGTGAACCTGCTGGAATGTGAGACTAACTTATTTGCGTACTGTTATTTGataatgtgtgtatttgtgagGACGACGACATGATTGGTCCGATCTGTAAATCGAGACACGGTATTAGACAAAAAAGGAGGACAAGAAGGCGGAGGTGACAAAATAAATCCAATAATATTGTTTGATAATAGAAGCTGAGTACCTACCGTTGTTTGTTGTCAACGCCTACTGTCGGTAGAAGAATAATCTTGTACTGAAGGTACTGAACAGACTGAGCGATGTGCTTTTTGGAGCGAACCCACGACTCCCGATTCCGTCTCCGGCAAAATCCGAACCACTaattccgcccggagtcgttcggagtcttccggagtctttcagagtcgtccgaagtcacCCAGGCtggttcggagtcggagtagaccggagtcgtccggaatcgttctgagccgtctggagtcgcccggCATCGTTTgaagtcgtctagagtcggagtcgaccggaatcggagtcatTTGCAGTTGTTAGGCGGCGATCGGAATCGACAGGAGCCGTCCGGTACAATGTGCTTGTGACCAGGCATTacattttgttgtatttttttgtcttttactTTGTGCGTGAACTTCATTGTCTCGAAAGTCAACTCCGGCTGACTTCGGAAGTCTGCGActccaaccgattccggacgactccgaatgactccgacttcggacgactgcAGAAGCCTTCCGGACgtctctggacgacttcgaacTAACTCCTGAAGACTCCGGATAACTCCTACTcccaacgactccggataatgcagGGCGGATCTATCTTCTGGAGACGATTCCCAAAAAATCGAGATCGGAtcggagccgactccggatttttgtcaactttacccatcactagaacAGCTTTACGGCTAGTTCGGTGTCTTTTGCTTTACATAATTATCTGCAAATGAAAGAAGTGTGATATCCACGCATTATtcaacacacataaaaaaacgccaacaaacaacacagcTCGTGATTGATGATTGACATTCGTTGCTGTCTGTACTTAAGGATTTGCTTCCACATGTGCTGCTAACGTtctctcccttccctcccttcctaCATCGTTCTCATCTATCATCGTACATTCGTTTTACCGTGAATATTGAACTTGTTTCACACTACACCGCCCttggttttttgctgttttcgtTATTTAAATCACAAATCTTCGTTGAAATTCTATAAAATAGAGCATCCACCTGTACTGGGGCATGTATCATATTACGGACATAATATATATAGTGTGTGCATCTTTGGcggtcttttttgtgttttcttctgtGCAACCGTCCGCTCTTAGCATGTAAgttctgtgtgcatgtgtgtgtgtctgtgcgtgcgCCACAAGGATAAGATGCCAAAGCGGACCAACTATCGCAAAGCCTTAACACGGGTCCTCTCCACCCTCTCTCCCCGCTATCTCTACACCTAACATGACTTAAAACGAGCAAGCGCGCATTAACCGCGACCGCGACTAGTGTTagtggtttggtttggttttgtgtttgtttgtgcgtttGTTCGCCCTAAATTATCTCTCTTACCATCTTTTAATCGTGTTCGCCACGATAAACATCTGAAACAACGTCCGAGGCCAAGAAACGGCAAACTACTTGCTGTGCGAGAATACATTGCTACGAACAAATACGCTCTACTTACTGTCTTACTAATTGCTCGTTGTCCATAAAAGGGGGGTTGTTTGTTGTGGTGAAGCAGCAAAGCAACAGCTCGCAATCTAGGCTCTAGCAGAAGAGCTTGCAGTTTGCCTTCACGCGCTTTCTTACTCTAACGCCTAAAAGCTGTGACCTTCCCTTTTTAGTGCTCTCTTCCAGCGCATCATACATTTATACACATCTTACCAGGCATTTTATACTTTGTACGAAAGACTTATGTGGGGGTATATTGACCATGTTGCACGAGAACCTTTCATCCATCTGCCATCGACCACAAATCTTTATCGTAAAGCGaattttgtgtttgatttcgACTGCtaattctgctgctgctgctgctgctgctgctactactggtTACTGCTCGCGCTTCCCTGCGCATTGTTAAACTGATTGATGGCGACGATGTGCTTCTCCTCGTGGTACGTGCGCAGTATGTGTCCCAGCACCGACGACGTATCGTTATCGCTAAGCCACATGCTCATCGTGGAAGAGTTGTCCAGCATGGAGATCAGCGCTGCGCGGGAGATGAAGCAAAACCGATTTAAGCAAAGAGACAACTGCGGCCAGAGCGTTTTCTCTACTTACCGATAAACATTTTCGGGTTTCCTAGACTAATTTGTACTTGCGGTGAACCCATCAGGACACGCAGGATTGGCGATTCCGGCGGCAAGCCATCGCACAACCCCTGCACACTTTTGGTCCGGTTTCCTAGCAACCATTCACACTGGAAAAGGTGCAGAGAAAAAACAATATCAACATCACGCACATCGGTACAGCCTTTAGGACGGTCGGTACCCCGCTCCCCGGCCACACACTTACCGCTGccgtttgattgttttgtgtaGCTATTAGCGCTTCGCGTACGTTTTCCTCCTCGAAACCCATCTCGGCGATGGAGCTCACCAGCTCCGGCACAGGAACGACCGTTTTCTCCGAGTACAGGCGCACTATTTCCAGCAAGGCGGCCACGTTTTCACGCTTTATCTGTGGAAAGAGCGAAAGACCCCCATCGTGTCTTTCGTTAAAGAGGAACCGAtcgcacagcaaaacaacattGCATACCGTAAAAGGATCGCTCACATTCGCTGcctcgtcgttgtcgtcgcccGCCTCGAACGCCTCCTCTTCCTCGTCCAGCGAGTTCCCGACGGACGACGGTGTAGAGGCGGATCTACTATCACTGCCGGCGTTCGAACGTTTCCGTCCACGGTGAAGGCCGCCGCCAGTGGAGGGAGCACCGCTGGGCGATTCGTTAGCCGGCGAGTTTGCACCTTGAATTTGATTCATCGTTGCAGCGGACGAGCACGCAATTGCTGCGCTCTTATCACAGTTAAACAAGCGCGCCGTACTATCGTTCTGTATCAGCCAGTCCAGTGCCGCCGGGAACACATTCCTGTTGGGGGGGAGGTGTTGTGTGGTCAATTCGATTTTTTGTGGGATGACCCCAGGCCCCAGGCGGTTACTTACTTGGTAATTTGTAAGGCCTGATTGATTTTGTCCAGCGAAAATCCCATCTCGAGCAGCGTTTCGACCGAGCTGATCTGGTGCCGTTGCCGGTTGATGAGCCGCTGCTGGAACAGGGCGATCAGCTTCTCGGCACACGGTCCCGTCCCGTGCACGTAGGCGGACGCCCGGGACAGCGATATCATGATGCGCCGAAGGTCCTGTTGCAGCTGCAGCGAGGGAGTAAGAAACTTGTATCTCCATGGTGACGACCCGGTAGGCAGCCATCTACTTACGTCCGATTGCAGCATGCCTAGATTGAAGTTAACGGAAGCTTGATTTATGCGGGACAGCGGTATGTGGCGCGTTGCGGCCAATATTTCCGCCGGCGAAGGACCTTTCAGGCTTTCGTCGGCCGGCGTCGCATCGATGCGCTTCGCTACGAGCAGGAATTCCTctgaaatgaaagaaaaaacgcatcaaaacgGTTCTCTTCACGCTGCATATCCACAAGCCATTTACCTTCATCGTGCACGGCGTCACCGAGCAGATCGTCGTCGCGGAAGATGCGCCGATTGTGCGACCGTATCATCCGGTACCGATCGGCCAGCTCGTCCAGGTCGGACGAAAAGTGAGGCATCGTAAAGGCATTGCTGGCGAACTTTTCGAGCGCGTACATCTTCAGCTGCCGGCCGGAGAGGGTGCGGGCCACCTCCACATCGACCATGCCGCCCCGCGGGCTGATAATGCGCAGCGCAACGGACGGCGGTGCGGATGGGCCACCGCCTCCACCGTTCTCGTGCGTTTCCCTGCGGGATGATCTGCAAGAAGGGGGGGGCGCGGAAAGGGaagatgaaaattgaaaaattaaattgccGGTCCGGTCCAGAATTTGGAACCCAAATTTGGATCGATTGCACCACACACAACGCTGTAAGGATGCTGAATGCTTTTGGCTACCGTCCCTAAACATGAATATCCCAATTTATTGCTCaacccctctctctctccctctctctccctctctcttgcTATGCCTACACATAACAGTCCAATTTCCAGATGGTGGTTTGGGGATACGATGAATATTTAAACATCTTCACTGACCTATCGTCCACTGGCGAGGCGAACGAACGCGCGCTGACTCACACTGTGTGGTTCACCCGAAAACCGAACCGAGGAAAAAGACAGCGAAGAAACGGGGATCCAATCAATAAACAAACCACTTACCTGCTCTTTTTACCGAACCACCATCGGAATATCTTATCCATTACCGCGTATTTTTAACCCGCCACCTTCGCTGCCCACTTACCTCGAGCGCCATGTTCCGCTGGTTGACGGCGACGGTTGCTGCGATAGGTGATGGTGATGCGGCCCCTTCGACGTACGTTGCCCGTGGCGATGCTTGTGGCCGTGGTGACGTGATGGGGTGACAGTAGCGGAAGCAGCTCCAGCAACTGCTGCCACCGGCTGGTGCACGGGCGAAACGTTCGTACCGGGTGTCGTCGTGCCGGACGACGACGGTTCCGGACCGGTGGTGCTGGACGAGGCCGAGCTGCAGCTGGACGTGCCGTCGCCGAGACCGCGTGGTTGCGTCGCGGACTTGCGCGACTGCTGCCAGCGGGCACGCCGTTCGGCAAACTTTTCACGCATCCAGGGTATCATTCTGCACCGACACTGGGTGGCCGTACCGTTGCCCCGGGATGGCACCCCGACGATCAATACTGGCAATctggcactgctgctgctgctgctacggctCCTGGCTGGGGATCTAGGTCAAGCGCCA encodes the following:
- the LOC1273526 gene encoding centrosomin isoform X4: MSGIFKYTPNRTAASTPNRRSAFGTGFGPGVHQDATMDNSYAMGFRSPSINALTGHGSPVQVRSLRDNEEEISTLRKENFNLKLRIYFLEQKAGICTDNDTPGGLGVTSSSASNTSCDGNYLKQNIDLKVEVESLRQDLQSKHDLLCQAVKAMEVLEESHKKAEERHRELVNDLNHRIENHQAEIRSLELMAGELQKQHRELQLSTSLRGDPELQQQQEQHAAEEGKEGMTTRDNVGESLLDFLDAVQQHSELSVQEKLKVLEMENAVRQCQERNEQLTRQVEQLQAIIEEKASKISQLEMELGELRFENAELREESEKPQSNIEIDRLKKQNFDIRAELAEKLCVLDDTETKLKEKTLECTKTCKMVEKLIKTITEQDKELEKLKRNSPIEANAGGREPPIRKNISLHSEHGMNGGATGALAGVAALAVPEIVDQDRKPVSQAEYDALVQRAKLLQQKNDTLIHKLCGNGGAGDHRNDRNIIIKQLNDELIKAREEAEKAQKWRKEYADLCAISTHRLEELAGFLDSLLRNKELIGSLSTDSRKAIRNAVDRSLDLSRSLNMSISVTGLSLIGTNNNSLAQLSCLSGYLDQSAVLEHGEHSSAGDDVDDEHDKENRASNVKGQTIQTGGHGALFGGLNQTKQMIETLRAENKALRGELMEQQQLQQQQHQQRTRRRESKERKSVPIEPISDSEAWSEPDRGVSLARIGLEDSSSALLRQKNGPAGGPTASLSSPTSGAAALELSSTSDNEPGLLAAAGLSSQRKSATVAEMKQLQETVASLSKELQDKNGTLLTVQSQLVDLDSELQRERIRAAKAQTEATETRQLSERWERDAAVHREQAEQAAQRLAALEGDIRQRDALIEKLRKEREQAAVDLRVAMMKLETMQSEYGELQQRHRRELDAMLAKEQQQLEELRQSLTESFRNELQLKQQSFDTALAQNYISKNIHQEKVRELNELHYRLEDAHNDLSAMAEAEEQLRRQLADCERSAAAMKKSLDEATLQASKAAIERTKALNEKRQLETELGFAHDELEQLKVEKNALNEQLQTIIRTQQQQQHPRSPRGSGGGNQSASGTDEEITPGVRRQLENSSPDLGIESDPGRLSNVELKFATSPQQRPLLKTLELTKSMSNLLLNPNQEVKPESSGESSKGAAGGEQQEGGGVDKTTVIHHDCAKIEVDYRDLMHRYNKTRHYLAVAYDKIKSSNKVKKQLEIEVKQQIHKTNVVLKTVQRNLDSGNDGAGEH